One Alnus glutinosa chromosome 3, dhAlnGlut1.1, whole genome shotgun sequence genomic region harbors:
- the LOC133864838 gene encoding protein NODULATION SIGNALING PATHWAY 1 — MTIGEAGQNPTADHILDWIEDCFPFLPFLECDGYQWWEQTQDQIDSPLASLNSTVTATSSTPTDPTILNHPSPPDSSKKRKSDDDPLPKPSQKPHNPRKGQGRRISQPNDGDAAVEEVAAAAKKSAGNKKGASKAAGNNSANGNKEGRWAEQLLNPCASAITYGQLSRVQHFLYVLNELNSPSGDANHRLAFHGLRALTLHLSTTSTSSSSSAGHTFASTDSRFFQRSLLKFYEVSPWFAFPNNIANASILQILAEEPGRSRNLHILDIGVSHGVQWPTLLEALTRRPGGPPPLVRITVIAATVEKDPNKETPFSIGPPGDNFSSRLLCFAKSMNVNLQINLLDNHPLQSLNEQVIKTAPDETLIVCAQFRLHHLNHNSPDERTEFLRSLRRMEPKGVILSENNMECSCNSCGDFATGFSRRVEYLWRFLDSTSAAFKGRECEERRLMEVEAAKALTNRGDMNEGKEKWCERMRGVGFVGEVFGEDAIDGARALLRKYDSNWEMRIEEKDGFVGLWWKGQPVSFSSLWKLGVKT, encoded by the coding sequence atgacCATCGGAGAAGCTGGCCAAAACCCCACCGCAGATCACATCCTGGACTGGATAGAAGATTGTTTTCCGTTCCTTCCGTTCTTGGAGTGCGATGGGTATCAATGGTGGGAACAAACCCAGGATCAGATTGACTCCCCTCTAGCCTCTCTCAACTCCACTGTCACTGCCACCAGCTCCACACCCACTGATCCCACCATTCTCAATCATCCCTCGCCGCCCGATTCGTCCAAGAAACGAAAATCCGACGACGACCCACTCCCCAAACCCTCCCAAAAACCACATAATCCGCGGAAGGGTCAGGGCCGTCGGATCAGCCAGCCCAACGACGGCGACGCTGCAGTTGAGGAAGTTGCGGCGGCAGCTAAGAAATCAGCTGGAAACAAGAAAGGTGCTAGCAAGGCCGCAGGAAATAACTCTGCTAACGGCAACAAGGAAGGGAGGTGGGCTGAGCAGTTGCTCAACCCCTGCGCCTCCGCCATCACCTACGGCCAACTGTCCCGCGTGCAACACTTTCTCTACGTTCTCAACGAGCTCAACTCCCCCAGCGGCGACGCCAACCACCGCCTCGCCTTTCACGGCCTCCGAGCGCTGACACTCCACCTAtccaccacctccacctcctcctcctcctcagcGGGGCATACCTTCGCTTCCACGGATTCACGATTCTTCCAACGATCACTGCTCAAATTTTATGAGGTCAGTCCCTGGTTCGCCTTCCCCAACAACATTGCGAACGCTTCGATCCTCCAAATTCTTGCCGAAGAGCCTGGCCGCTCGCGCAATCTTCATATCCTTGATATTGGCGTCTCTCATGGCGTGCAGTGGCCGACCCTGCTCGAGGCCTTGACTCGCCGGCCGGGAGGGCCGCCGCCACTAGTCCGCATCACGGTCATCGCCGCCACCGTTGAAAAGGATCCAAACAAAGAGACCCCATTTTCCATAGGACCGCCAGGAGACAACTTCTCCTCTCGGCTTCTCTGTTTCGCCAAGTCCATGAACGTGAATTTGCAGATCAACCTGCTCGATAATCATCCATTGCAGAGTCTAAACGAGCAAGTCATAAAAACAGCCCCAGACGAAACCTTAATAGTTTGCGCCCAATTTAGGCTTCACCACCTGAATCACAACTCCCCCGATGAGAGAACAGAGTTCTTGAGATCACTGAGAAGAATGGAGCCAAAGGGGGTGATTCTAAGCGAAAATAACATGGAATGTAGCTGCAACAGTTGTGGGGATTTTGCGACCGGGTTCTCTCGGAGAGTGGAGTACTTGTGGAGGTTTTTGGACTCAACGAGCGCGGCTTTCAAGGGGAGAGAGTGTGAAGAGAGGAGGCTGATGGAAGTAGAGGCAGCGAAGGCATTGACGAACAGGGGAGACATGAATGAAGGGAAAGAGAAGTGGTGTGAAAGAATGAGAGGCGTGGGGTTCGTAGGAGAGGTGTTTGGAGAGGATGCAATTGATGGTGCTCGAGCTCTGTTGAGGAAGTATGATAGTAATTGGGAGATGAGAATTGAAGAGAAGGATGGTTTTGTGGGACTATGGTGGAAAGGGCAgccagtttctttttcttctttgtggaAGTTGGGtgtgaaaacttaa
- the LOC133864839 gene encoding E3 ubiquitin-protein ligase SPL2, whose amino-acid sequence MSSHEQALVSLLSQLAFSLDGAVLGVALAYAAVRSVLKFTATSSALGKIRRAPSLEVSDLRSILTVEDSSSGLSQPSDHMIVVVRGTVVAKSAVDPNWKSFKTNVLVSQESGDKAVIVQRTQTCIYNEWKGFFGWTSDLRAIFARSWREQESTSLRTVPFVLVDGYGGQHSNFEGFGWQHSDFVVVNMDGSRHPLPLTTVYHQLQPISASPYTFLQALFGHEYPVGLLDEEKILPSGKDITAVGMFSFKNGIPEIKSCKDLPYFLSDMSKDQMIVDLTFRSKVLLWSCIALGSLSIGVLGYAVVRNWNRWKEWRQQRQLQQPRQAASDDMHSQVAAEEEEMGDVPDGELCVICLMRRRRSAFIPCGHMVCCQRCAISVERESTPKCPVCRQEIRHSLRIYDT is encoded by the exons ATGTCTTCGCACGAGCAAGCCCTCGTGTCCCTCCTGTCCCAACTTGCGTTCTCCTTAGATGGTGCCGTTTTGGGCGTGGCCTTGGCCTACGCCGCCGTCCGCTCTGTTCTCAAGTTCACAGCCACGTCATCCGCTCTCGGCAAAATCCGCAGGGCCCCATCCCTCGAAGTGTCCGACCTCCGCTCAATCCTGACCGTCGAGGACTCCTCATCCGGCCTTTCACAGCCTTCCGATCATATGATCGTCGTCGTCCGCGGCACTGTCGTGGCCAAATCCGCCGTCGATCCCAACTGGAAGAGCTTCAAGACCAATGTCTTGGTCTCACAGGAGTCCGGAGACAAAGCCGTTATTGTTCAAAGGACTCAAACG TGCATCTACAACGAATGGAAGGGCTTTTTTGGCTGGACTTCTGATCTACGCGCTATATTTGCAAGATCTTGGAGAGAGCAAGAATCAACCTCATTAAGAACA GTTCCTTTTGTTCTTGTTGATGGTTATGGGGGGCAACATTCTAATTTTGAAGGTTTTGGGTGGCAACATTCTGATTTTGTTGTTGTGAACATGGATGGCTCAAGACATCCCCTCCCTCTCACAACAGTTTATCATCAACTGCAGCCCATTAGTGCTTCTCCATATACCTTCCTTCAGGCACTTTTTGGTCATGAATATCCC GTTGGCTTGCTTGACGAAGAGAAAATCCTTCCATCAGGAAAAGATATCACTGCTGTTGGTATGTTCAGTTTTAAAAATGGAATTCCTGAGATCAAGTCATGCAAGGATCTTCCCTACTTTTT GTCTGACATGAGCAAGGATCAGATGATTGTAGATCTTACCTTCAGGAGCAAAGTACTTCTGTGGAGTTGTATCGCTCTCGGTTCACTGTCAATTGGTGTACTTGGCTATGCTGTTGTGAG GAATTGGAATAGATGGAAAGAGTGGAGGCAACAAAGACAGCTTCAGCAACCAAGACAGGCCGCAAGTGATGACATGCACTCTCAGGTTGCAGCAGAGGAGGAGGAGATGGGAGATGTTCCAGATGGAGAGTTGTGTGTGATCTGTCTGATGAGGAGAAGGCGATCTGCATTCATTCCATGTGGGCATATGGTGTGTTGCCAACGCTGCGCCATCTCAGTTGAACGAGAATCCACACCCAAGTGTCCTGTCTGTAGGCAGGAAATACGGCATTCGTTGCGGATATATGATACATGA